The segment TTAAGACCATGTCAGATTCATTAATTGTTTTCCATCCGGAAATGGAAGAACCATCAAACATAACACCATCGCTAAATGTATCTTCATTGATTTCTGCGATATCCATTGTGATGTGATGCAACTTTCCTCGCGGATCGGTGAAACGTAGATCAACAAAACGGATTTCGTTATCTGCAATCTGTTTGATAATGTCTGATGCGGTTGTCATATTTCAATTTCCTTATGTGGGATTGAGGGAGTAAAAAAGGTGCATTTGTTATTATTTCTTAAAGGGCATCGATTCCAGATTCGTCAGTCCCGATACGAATGGCATCATCAATGGAAAAAACAAAAATTTTTCCATCTCCTATATGTTTTGTTTGAGCTGCTTTACGTATAGTGTCAACGGTTTGTTCTAACTTTTCATCGGCAACAACAATTTCAATTTTTACTTTAGGTAGAAAATCAACAACATATTGAGCGCCGC is part of the Bartonella machadoae genome and harbors:
- a CDS encoding P-II family nitrogen regulator is translated as MKKIEAIIKPFKLDEVKEALQKIGLHGITVTEAKGFGRQKEHTELYRGAQYVVDFLPKVKIEIVVADEKLEQTVDTIRKAAQTKHIGDGKIFVFSIDDAIRIGTDESGIDAL